The Streptomyces cyaneogriseus subsp. noncyanogenus region CGCGTAGTACTGGGCGTGCGCGGCCGCGCCCGGCTCGAACTCCGCCAGTGTGCGGTAGGCGAGCGCCTGCATGCCGTACAGGTCCTCGTCCCGGAAGGTCTGCATCCAGTCCGGCGGCTTCATGTCGTTCCTGTCGGAGACGAAGAGGTCCTCCGCCCGCCCCAGGGTGCGCCGCATCGCCTGGCCCTTCCCCATCGATGCCTGCGCCCACGCCTCGATGGTGTGGAACATCGCCCGGGTGCGGGGCAGCAGCTGGTCGCCGGAGCCGGACCGGGCGAGCTTCATCAGGTGCAGGGCGTCGTCGGGCCGGCCCAGGTGCACCATCTGCCGGGCCGCCCGGGACAGCGCCTCACCGGCACGGGGCCGGTCGCCGCCCTCCCGCGCGGCGTGCGTGGCGATGACGAAGTACTTCTGGGCCGTGGGCTCCAGGCCGACGTCGTGCGACATCCACCCGGCCAGGACGGCGAGGTTGGCGGCGACGCCCCACAGGCGCCGCTGGAGATGGGGCGGGTGACGGTAGGCGAGCATGCCGCCCACCTCGTTGAGCTGGCCCACCACAGCCTTGCGCTGGAGTCCGCCGCCGCGGGCGGCGTCCCAGGCGCGGAACACCTCCACCGAGCGCTCCAGTTCCTCGATCTCCTGTGATCCGATGGGAGCGGCCTCGTAGCGGTCGTACCCAGCGGGGTCGGCGGTGTACAGGGGGTTGTCGAAGTCGGGAGCGTCGGCAGCCAGGGCCGGGTCGGTGCGCAGCCAGTCGTGCATGGCGCTGCTGAGAGCGGATCCGCCGGTGAGTGCGGATCCCGCGGTGAGCGCGGCACCCGCGCCCACCAAGCCGCGTCGGTTGAGCATGAGGTCCATTCCCGTGAATTCGGTGAGGACCGCGGCGGTCCGTTCGGGCGCCCACGGCACTCCGTCGGGATGCTCACTCCCGCCGCCCTGCCGTTTCCCCGTACGCCCGTGCCGTACCAGACCGAGGTCCTCGATGGTCACGACACGGCCGAGACGCTCGGTGAACAGAGCCGCCAGCACGCGCGGCACCGGATCGCGGGGTATCTCCCCCGTGTCGATCCAACGCCGTACCCGCGAGGTGTCGGTCGCCAGTTGGGGGTGGCCCATGGCCGCCGCCTGCCGGTTGACCAGCCGCGCGAGCTCGCCCTTGGACCAGCCGGCCAGGCCGAACAGGTCCGCGAGCCGGGTGTTGGGTTGTCCGCTCACATCAAGCCCCCAGGTTCTCGGCTGACTTGACAGTAGCCCCGGCACAGTTGCCGGGCGACTATTCGCCAGGGTTCGCCAGGGTGCGCCAGATGGTGTGCCAGGGCTGTTCGGGTGTCAGGTAGGAAAGCGCCACCCCGACCCGGTCGCCGCAGGGGCATTCCCCAGGGTGCTTCTGCGGCGGCCGGGCCGGGTGTGCGACGTTCAGGCAGGCACAGCAGGCACACGAAGGGATCTGTCTCGCCCATGTACGCAGCATCGTCCTCCGTGTCCGCCCCGCCCCGGCCGCTGCACCGCCCGGCGGGCGGCGGACCCTATCTCGCCCCCGCGCGCCCGGCGGCCCCCGTCCTCGGGACGGGCCGGCCGCTGCGTGCCGCGGGGCCCGGCACCCAACCGCTCAGCGGGAGAATCGACTTGTCCGGCCCTCAGGGCGCTCGGCTACGCACGGCGATCGCCGCGGTGCACCGCATCTGCCCGGAGTTCTCCCCGGTGCAGGTGCTGCGCCGCAGCGGACGCTCCGTGCTGCTGGTCGGCACGACCGGACGCAGCACGGCCGTCGCCAAGTGTTTATTGGACCACTCCCCCGCCTGGGCGGAGCGCAGCCGGCACGAAATAGCTGCTTACCGCTCCTTCGTCCGCCACCGCCCGCCGGTGCGGGTGCCGCGGCTGATCGCGGCGGACCCGGACCACGGCACCCTCGTCATCGAGCGGATGCCGGGGCGGGCGGCGGCACTCCAGCGGCACCCCGCGGAGGCGCCGCAGCGAGCGGACATCAGAGCGGCGCTCGGAGCCATCTGCCGGCTGAACAGCTGGCGGCCCCCGGCGGGCACCTTCGACGCCCCGCTGGACTACGCGGCGCGGATCTCCCGGTACCACGAGCTCGGGCTGCTCACCGACCGGGACCTGGGCGACCTGCAGAAGCTGCTGCGCGGCATCGCCCACGCGGCAGGGCGCCAGGGCATGGGCCAGTTCTGCCACGGCGACGCGCTGTTGTCGAACATCCTCCTGTCACCGGCCGGTCCAGTGCTGGTGGACTGGGAGCACGCGGGCTGGTACCTGCCGGGGTACGACCTGGCGACGCTGTGGGCGGTGCTCGGGGACGCGCCGCTGGCCCGGCGGCACATCAGCCAGATCGCGCAGTCGGCGGGCCCCGCCTCGCGTGACGCCTTCCTCGTGAACCTGATGCTCGTGCTGACCCGCGAGATCCGCACCTACGAGACCGCCGTGCAGCGTTCGATGCACGACACGACCCCGGCGGCACCGGGCACGGCCCACCCGGGCGCTGCGCCGACCGGCGAGGAACAGCGGCTGCTGCTGCGGCGGCTGCACGACGACTGCCAACTGGCCCGCAGGGCCGTGCGCGCGGCGGTCGGCACTCGCTGACGGGGACGCGAGAGTCCGCGATGCGCCCGGTCGGACAGGGGCGCACCGCGGACTTTCGTGTGCCATGCCCTGGGCGGGGGACCACTGGTGTACGCCATTGACGCCCCGCAGGCCCCGGCACGCCCGCCCGCGAAACCCGCCCCCTCTTCCCGTCCGCAAGCCGAACCTCCTGCCCACAGGCGTGATTGACGGATCGTCGGGCCGCCGGTACCACTGACCCAGCCCGGCCCCGCACACCCCGCCACGCCCGACCGCCCCAGGAGGCTGCATTGCGAGGTTCCGTCACCGACGCCGGCTCCGTCCCCGCCCTCGGACGTCCGCGCCGCACGGTCCGTGCCGCGGCCGCCGCGGCCCTGCTCCTGCCGCCGCTGCTGGGCGCGGCCCCGTCCGGCGCCCCTCCCGCCCAAGACGGCCGTCTCCAGCGGGCCTTCGCCGCGGCGGCGGCCGAGTACCGCGTACCGCAGAGCGTGCTGCTGGGCGTCTCCTACCTCCAGTCCCGCTGGGACGCGCACGGCGGCGCCCCGAGCGTGACCGGCGGCTACGGCCCGATGCACCTCACCGACGCCCGCGCCGCGCTTGCTGAAACGTCACATCACGACGAGGGCACCGAAGATCCGCGCGGCGACGACGCCCGCGCCCCGCTGCACCCGCGGCCCGCTCCCCCGGACACCGCCGCCCTGCCGGCCCGGCTGAAGACCCTGCCGAGGGCGGCCGAGCTGACCGGGCTGAGCGCCGAGGCGCTGCGCACCGACCCGGCCGCCAACGTGGCGGGCGGTGCCGCGCTGCTCGCCGCCGCCCAGCGGGAACTGGGCGAGCCGCTGAGCCGTGACCCCGCGGACTGGTACGGGGCGGTGGCCCGGTTCTCGGGCGCCGACGACTCGGCGACGGCGGCGGCCTACGCCGACGACGTGTACGAGGTGATCCGCGCGGGCGAGCGGCGCACCACGGACGCCGGGCAGCGCGTCGTCCTGCCGGCCCGGCCGGAGCTGGCACCGGACACCGCCCAGCTCGCGCAGGCGGGCCTGCGGGCCCCGGCCGACGCCGGCACGGAGTGCCCGAGGACGGTGTCCTGCGAGTGGATCCCGGCCCCGTACGAGGAGTTCGGGGACGGCGACTACGGCAACCACGACCTGGCCGACCGGCCCGCCTCCCCCTCCATCCGGTACATCGTCGTCCACGACACCGAGGGCGCCTGGGACGGCGTGCTGAACATGGTGCAGGACCCCACCTATGTGTCGTGGCACTACACGCTGCGCTCCACCGACGGGCACATCGCCCAGCATGTGAAGGCCGAGAACGTGGCCTGGCACGCGGGCAACTGGTACGTCAACGCCAAGTCCATCGGCCTGGAGCACGAGGGCTTCCTGGCGGAGCCGGACGCCTGGTACACCGAGGCGATGTACCGCTCCTCGGCGCGGCTGGTGAAGTACCTGGCCAGGAAGTACGGCATCCCGCTGGACCGGCAGCACATCCTGGGCCACGACAATGTGCCCGGCCCGACCGCCGGGACGATACCGGGCATGCACACCGACCCGGGCCCGTACTGGGACTGGCGGCACTACTTCCGGCTGCTGGGCCGTCCCATCGAGCCCGGCGCGGGCAGGAACGCGGATGTGGTGACGATCCGCCCCGACTACGCCCGCAACCGCCCCGAGTACACCGGATGCGCGGTCCGGGGTGAGCCGTGCGCGTCGCACGGCTCCAGCGCGGTGCGGCTGTACGCGGACCATGACGTCGAGGCGCCGCTCATCAGGGACATCGGCCTGGGCACGGTCCCGACGACCGGGGTGAACGATCTGTCCTCGCGGGTGTCGACCGGCCAGAGTTACGCGGTCGCCGACCGGTGGGGGGACTGGACGGCGATCTGGTACCTGGGCCAGAAGGCATGGTTCCGCAACCCGGCGGAGGATCCGGTGGCGGTGCCCGCGGCGGGCCGGACGGTGACGCCCCGGGAGGGCCTGGAGAGCATCCCCGTCTACGGGCGGGCCTACCCGGAGAAGGCGGCCTATCCGGCCGGCGTGCCCGCCCAGGCGGTGTCACCCCTGCCGTACCGGCTGCCCGAGGGGCAGCGGTACGTCGTCGGGGACGAGGTGCCCGGCGAGTACTACTACGCGGTCACCTTCGCCCCCGACACGCACCGGACGGTGATCGGCGAGGACCGTTACTACCAGATCCAGTTCGGCCACCGGGTCGCGTTCGTGCGCGCCGCCGACGTGCGGGTCGTTCCCTGAGGGGTCCGCGGGGCCGGTCAGCCCTGCTGGAAAAGCTCCGCCGGGAGCGGCTTCAGCAGGGCGTACAGGTCGTCGGTGATGGGGCGGTCCCAGGCGGCGATGGTCACCAGCACGTTGTCGCTGCGGTCGAACTGCACGCAGGAGATCCGGCCCT contains the following coding sequences:
- a CDS encoding DNA-binding protein NsdB, producing MSGQPNTRLADLFGLAGWSKGELARLVNRQAAAMGHPQLATDTSRVRRWIDTGEIPRDPVPRVLAALFTERLGRVVTIEDLGLVRHGRTGKRQGGGSEHPDGVPWAPERTAAVLTEFTGMDLMLNRRGLVGAGAALTAGSALTGGSALSSAMHDWLRTDPALAADAPDFDNPLYTADPAGYDRYEAAPIGSQEIEELERSVEVFRAWDAARGGGLQRKAVVGQLNEVGGMLAYRHPPHLQRRLWGVAANLAVLAGWMSHDVGLEPTAQKYFVIATHAAREGGDRPRAGEALSRAARQMVHLGRPDDALHLMKLARSGSGDQLLPRTRAMFHTIEAWAQASMGKGQAMRRTLGRAEDLFVSDRNDMKPPDWMQTFRDEDLYGMQALAYRTLAEFEPGAAAHAQYYAEKALALRIDGRERSKIFDHLSMASACFIADDPEQADRYARLALMSMGSNSSRRTWDRLRQMYRLTAEYADYPRIRELREEIKLALPKEKGRGGRSTPA
- a CDS encoding aminoglycoside phosphotransferase family protein; amino-acid sequence: MYAASSSVSAPPRPLHRPAGGGPYLAPARPAAPVLGTGRPLRAAGPGTQPLSGRIDLSGPQGARLRTAIAAVHRICPEFSPVQVLRRSGRSVLLVGTTGRSTAVAKCLLDHSPAWAERSRHEIAAYRSFVRHRPPVRVPRLIAADPDHGTLVIERMPGRAAALQRHPAEAPQRADIRAALGAICRLNSWRPPAGTFDAPLDYAARISRYHELGLLTDRDLGDLQKLLRGIAHAAGRQGMGQFCHGDALLSNILLSPAGPVLVDWEHAGWYLPGYDLATLWAVLGDAPLARRHISQIAQSAGPASRDAFLVNLMLVLTREIRTYETAVQRSMHDTTPAAPGTAHPGAAPTGEEQRLLLRRLHDDCQLARRAVRAAVGTR
- a CDS encoding N-acetylmuramoyl-L-alanine amidase, with amino-acid sequence MRGSVTDAGSVPALGRPRRTVRAAAAAALLLPPLLGAAPSGAPPAQDGRLQRAFAAAAAEYRVPQSVLLGVSYLQSRWDAHGGAPSVTGGYGPMHLTDARAALAETSHHDEGTEDPRGDDARAPLHPRPAPPDTAALPARLKTLPRAAELTGLSAEALRTDPAANVAGGAALLAAAQRELGEPLSRDPADWYGAVARFSGADDSATAAAYADDVYEVIRAGERRTTDAGQRVVLPARPELAPDTAQLAQAGLRAPADAGTECPRTVSCEWIPAPYEEFGDGDYGNHDLADRPASPSIRYIVVHDTEGAWDGVLNMVQDPTYVSWHYTLRSTDGHIAQHVKAENVAWHAGNWYVNAKSIGLEHEGFLAEPDAWYTEAMYRSSARLVKYLARKYGIPLDRQHILGHDNVPGPTAGTIPGMHTDPGPYWDWRHYFRLLGRPIEPGAGRNADVVTIRPDYARNRPEYTGCAVRGEPCASHGSSAVRLYADHDVEAPLIRDIGLGTVPTTGVNDLSSRVSTGQSYAVADRWGDWTAIWYLGQKAWFRNPAEDPVAVPAAGRTVTPREGLESIPVYGRAYPEKAAYPAGVPAQAVSPLPYRLPEGQRYVVGDEVPGEYYYAVTFAPDTHRTVIGEDRYYQIQFGHRVAFVRAADVRVVP